One part of the Sebastes fasciatus isolate fSebFas1 chromosome 8, fSebFas1.pri, whole genome shotgun sequence genome encodes these proteins:
- the pigt gene encoding GPI transamidase component PIG-T has translation MAGLRCSYSALLLILCSLTVFIIADSQETTPAAEEHDAAVDNNPETATETVEVEERRWEATDVVEEETHDEAADRQETNEAQPPVHSSSSVPVQPSVPQHKDEFQEELVIRPLHSGDVYASFQFRTLWETDFMRGNKVSHYRLFPKSLGQVISKFSVRELHISFTQGYWRTMQWGQPFLPSPPGAELWVWFQDSVTDVDGTWKELTNVLSGIFCASLNFIDSTNTVQPSASFKPLGISNVTDHRFLRYATLPREIVCTENLTPWKKLLPCGSKAGLAVLMKSEKLFHSSFHSQAVHIRPVCQDWQCKTTSWELRQTLNVVFDLHTPGQGKREWSLFKMFSRTVTEACPLASSSKIYIDVTDNPQGDQFELSPATPLLSQAMVLGDRRTFSVYDLTQQVTFGTVRSLNLLIRWKSTEGDMLRPLLHAERYVAGYGLQTGEIHTLMYNNHPYRSFPVLLLETVPWYLRLYIHTLTVTSKGKDNKPSYIHYQPSKDRVRPHLLEMLVQLPPNSVTEVTVQFERALLKWTEYTPDPNHGFYVGSSVISSLVPSIVAMDTNSTQEQPLFSSFFPCKEESSYFVRVYTEPLLVNLPTPDFSMPYNVICLTCTVVAVGYGSLYNLLTRSFQIEEPSPGLAKRLANIIRKMRGVPLL, from the exons ATGGCGGGTCTCAGATGCAGCTACTCGGCTCTGCTGCTGATTCTCTGCAGTTTAACGGTGTTTATCATCGCAGACAGTCAAGAAACGACACCAGCTGCTGAAGAACACGACGCAGCGGTAGATAATAACCCAGAAACAGCCACAGAGACGGTGGAAGTGGAGGAGAGACGATGGGAAGCGACTGATGTTGTTGAAGAGGAGACTCATGATgaagctgcagacagacaggagactaATGAAGCTCAACCACCggtccactcctcctcctcggtaCCGGTCCAACCCTCGGTACCGCAGCATAAAGATGAGTTCCAGGAGGAGCTGGTGATCAGACCTCTGCACTCAGGAGATGTTTATGCCAGCTTCCAGTTCCGCACCTTGTGGGAGACTGACTTCATGAGAGGAAACAAAG TGTCCCACTACCGGCTGTTTCCCAAGTCTCTGGGCCAGGTCATCTCCAAGTTCTCGGTGCGAGAGCTGCACATCTCCTTCACGCAGGGCTACTGGAGGACCATGCAGTGGGGGCAGCCCTTCCTGCCGTCTCCTCCCGGGGCCGAACTCTGGGTTTGGTTCCAGGACTCTGTTACAGA TGTCGATGGCACGTGGAAGGAGCTGACGAACGTTTTGTCGGGGATCTTCTGCGCTTCGCTGAACTTCATCGACTCCACCAACACTGTTCAGCCCAGTGCGTCGTTCAAACCGCTGGGTATAAGCAACG TGACAGACCACCGCTTCCTTCGCTATGCCACCCTCCCACGAGAGATTGTTTGTACTGAGAATTTGACACCCTGGAAGAAACTCTTGCCATGTGGATCGAAG GCTGGTCTCGCTGTCCTGATGAAGTCAGAGAAACTCTTCCACAGCAGTTTTCATTCCCAGGCGGTGCACATCAGACCCGTGTGTCAGGACTGGCAGTGCAAAACCACATCCTGGGAGCTGAGACAGACGCTGAACGTGGTCTTTGACCTGCACACCCCTGGACAGGGCAAACGAG AGTGGTCTCTGTTTAAGATGTTCTCTCGGACCGTGACTGAAGCTTGTCCGCTGGCCTCCTCCAGTAAAATCTACATCGACGTCACAGACAACCCTCAG GGGGATCAGTTCGAGTTGAGCCCGGCCACTCCCCTGCTGAGCCAGGCGATGGTGCTCGGGGACAGACGGACCTTCTCCGTCTACGATCTGACCCAACAAGTCACCTTTGGCACCGTGCGCTCCCTCAACCTGCTGATCCGCTGGAAATCCACTGAGG GAGACATGCTGCGTCCACTGCTCCACGCTGAGCGTTACGTGGCCGGTTACGGGCTGCAGACGGGAGAGATCCACACGCTGATGTACAACAACCATCCCTACAGGTCTTTCCccgtgctgctgctggaaacggTACCTTGGTACCTTCGTCTCTACATCCACACCCTCACTGTGACCAGCAAGGGGAAGGACAACAAGCCCA GCTACATCCACTACCAGCCGTCTAAGGACCGTGTGAGGCCTCACCTGCTGGAGATGCTGGTCCAGCTTCCTCCAAACTCCGTCACCGAGGTCACGGTGCAGTTCGAGAGGGCTCTGCTCAAGTGGACCGAGTACACCCCTGATCCCAACCACGGCTTCTACGTCGG GTCTTCAGTCATCAGCTCTCTTGTACCAAGCATTGTCGCCATGGATACGAACAGCACTCAGGAACAGCCACTTTTCAGCAGCTT TTTCCCCTGTAAAGAGGAGTCCAGCTACTTTGTGCGCGTCTACACGGAGCCTCTGCTGGTCAACCTGCCAACTCCAGACTTCAGCATGCCCTATAATGTCATCTGCCTGACCTGCACCGTGGTGGCCGTGGGCTACGGCTCCCTCTACAACCTCCTGACCCGGAGCTTCCAGATAGAAGAGCCCAGCCCGGGATTGGCCAAGCGGCTGGCCAACATCATCCGCAAGATGAGGGGCGTGCCGCTGCTCTGA